A genomic segment from Lignipirellula cremea encodes:
- a CDS encoding DUF1588 domain-containing protein translates to MPAGTSHPLTCRRLLLLLSLLLAGPATIFSPALCQAEDFDREWAVVVQQKCLKCHGGKEINGEVDFRLTATAEQFLADPELLDRMIDAIASGQMPPETEPPLPEQTQTQFVAALKTLLRQAAADDDLPPPQLRRLNRFQYNNSVKDLFRLNRDIFPLPEKLMTRQDDYLRRRTGQMPDQVRASSQALQPAAGLAGVQAFPKDLRAEHGFDNQANQLTLSPLLLDAYLRLSVSIVESPDFNAANVGVWNDLFQPPAPGVDQGEEIRRRLAPFLRHAFRGPVEDAALERYGAFAAAKLAQGMPFTDCMKKTASAVLSSPLFLYRSAASSQAEIPFEVANNLSYFLWASCPDEELLDLAEDGRLLQPEVLNATIDRMLADPRIERFLDAFPAQWMQLENLLAVTPDPAINRYFSLDQNHPASLQMVLEPLLLFDAMFVEDRPIRELIAPAFSYRSDFLKTWYASDLEPPPVDLAAVAAQNAKNDQQRQTLQAALETARSQKDALIAPVRTRLLQARNQTADKPLLTDLKPYAAWEFNGDLKDSVGNLDLRAEGKIEYADGMVVLNKSYLISQPLPIDLQARTFEVWCEVDDLNQRGGGLMGIQGPNRVFDTIVLGERKPLHWISGSNNFQRTEDFPDSTPETAAGKRLHLTMVYAADGVITLYRNGVPYGQPYRKGAFTFPAGTSSILFGLRHLPASGNRFLSVRIDQARLFDRALTADEAAALASGSAYLPREELLQAFTAEQKAAHAALEAAIQQAESALAKVPANQNPEQVRQEAQKRFDDEIRRKLQSQTFARVATDDPRYGGVITNAAMLSMTSGTRRTHPIARGAWVIEVILNDPPNPPPNDIPPLREVESSKPLTVRERFAIHRSNPSCAGCHSQLDPLGFALENFDITGRWRDKYENGLAVDASGVLMRKHPFTDVVEFKASLMQEERRFAEAFTAHLLRFALARELRPADSLTLEAIIDRTEPNDFKFQSLLREVARTAASLPPFKDNPADP, encoded by the coding sequence ATGCCTGCTGGAACTAGCCACCCTTTGACCTGTCGGCGACTTCTGTTGCTGCTCTCCCTGTTGCTGGCTGGTCCGGCGACGATCTTCTCCCCTGCGCTTTGCCAGGCTGAGGACTTCGACCGCGAATGGGCGGTGGTGGTGCAGCAGAAATGCCTCAAGTGCCATGGCGGGAAAGAAATCAACGGCGAGGTCGACTTCCGACTGACGGCGACGGCCGAGCAGTTCCTGGCCGACCCGGAACTGCTGGATCGCATGATCGATGCGATCGCTTCCGGGCAGATGCCGCCGGAGACGGAACCGCCGCTGCCCGAGCAAACGCAAACGCAGTTCGTCGCCGCCTTGAAAACGCTCCTTCGCCAGGCCGCTGCCGACGACGACCTGCCGCCCCCGCAGCTCCGGCGTTTGAACCGCTTCCAGTACAACAACTCGGTGAAGGATCTGTTCCGGCTCAATCGCGATATCTTTCCGCTGCCGGAAAAACTGATGACCCGCCAGGACGATTACCTGCGCCGCCGCACCGGTCAGATGCCGGACCAGGTGCGGGCTTCCTCCCAGGCGCTACAGCCGGCCGCCGGTCTGGCCGGGGTGCAGGCGTTCCCCAAAGACCTCCGCGCTGAGCATGGCTTTGACAACCAGGCGAACCAGCTGACGCTGTCCCCCTTGCTGCTGGATGCGTATCTGCGGCTGAGCGTATCGATCGTGGAAAGCCCGGACTTTAACGCCGCGAACGTCGGCGTGTGGAACGACCTGTTCCAGCCCCCGGCGCCGGGCGTCGATCAGGGCGAAGAGATCCGCCGTCGACTGGCCCCGTTCCTGCGACATGCGTTCCGCGGTCCGGTCGAGGACGCCGCGCTCGAACGTTACGGGGCCTTTGCGGCGGCGAAACTCGCCCAGGGGATGCCGTTTACCGACTGCATGAAAAAGACCGCGTCGGCCGTGCTTTCGTCTCCCTTGTTTCTTTATCGGTCAGCCGCCAGCAGCCAGGCGGAAATTCCCTTCGAAGTCGCCAACAATCTGTCGTACTTTCTCTGGGCCAGTTGTCCTGACGAAGAGCTGCTGGATCTGGCGGAAGACGGCCGTCTGCTGCAGCCCGAAGTCCTCAACGCGACGATCGACCGGATGCTGGCCGACCCCCGCATCGAGCGTTTTCTCGATGCGTTCCCGGCCCAGTGGATGCAACTGGAGAACCTGCTGGCCGTCACGCCGGACCCCGCCATCAATCGCTACTTCAGCCTGGACCAGAACCATCCGGCCAGCCTGCAGATGGTGCTGGAGCCGCTGCTGCTGTTTGACGCGATGTTTGTCGAAGACCGACCAATCCGCGAGCTGATCGCGCCGGCGTTCAGTTATCGCAGCGACTTCCTGAAAACCTGGTATGCGTCCGACCTGGAACCGCCGCCCGTCGATCTGGCCGCCGTCGCCGCCCAGAACGCAAAGAACGACCAGCAGCGGCAAACTCTCCAGGCCGCGCTCGAAACGGCCCGCTCCCAGAAAGACGCCCTGATCGCTCCCGTGCGAACCCGGCTGCTGCAGGCCCGTAACCAGACCGCCGACAAACCGCTGCTGACCGATCTGAAACCGTACGCCGCGTGGGAGTTCAACGGCGACCTGAAAGATTCCGTAGGCAACCTGGACCTGAGAGCAGAAGGGAAGATTGAATACGCGGATGGCATGGTCGTGCTCAACAAGTCGTACCTGATCAGCCAGCCGCTGCCGATCGATCTGCAGGCCCGCACCTTCGAGGTCTGGTGCGAAGTGGACGACCTGAACCAGCGCGGCGGCGGCCTGATGGGGATCCAGGGGCCGAACAGGGTTTTCGATACGATCGTCCTGGGCGAAAGGAAACCGCTGCACTGGATCTCCGGCAGCAACAACTTCCAGCGCACCGAAGACTTCCCCGACTCCACGCCGGAAACGGCAGCCGGCAAGCGACTGCATTTGACGATGGTCTATGCGGCCGATGGTGTGATCACCCTGTACCGGAACGGCGTTCCCTATGGGCAGCCCTATCGCAAAGGGGCGTTCACGTTCCCCGCCGGCACAAGCTCGATCCTGTTCGGCCTGCGGCATCTGCCGGCCAGCGGGAACCGCTTCCTGTCCGTCCGGATTGACCAGGCCCGCCTGTTCGACCGGGCCCTGACCGCCGACGAAGCGGCCGCCCTGGCCAGCGGCTCGGCGTATCTCCCCCGGGAGGAGCTGCTCCAGGCGTTCACCGCCGAACAAAAAGCGGCCCACGCCGCCTTGGAAGCGGCGATCCAGCAGGCCGAGTCCGCCCTGGCGAAGGTTCCCGCCAACCAGAATCCAGAACAGGTGCGGCAGGAAGCCCAGAAACGCTTCGACGACGAGATCCGCCGGAAGCTGCAGTCGCAAACCTTCGCCCGGGTCGCAACCGACGACCCGCGTTACGGCGGCGTGATCACCAACGCCGCCATGCTGAGCATGACCTCCGGGACCCGGCGAACCCACCCCATCGCCCGCGGCGCCTGGGTGATCGAAGTGATCCTGAACGACCCGCCCAACCCGCCGCCGAACGATATTCCGCCGTTGCGTGAAGTCGAATCTTCGAAACCGCTTACGGTCCGGGAGAGGTTCGCCATCCATCGCAGCAATCCGTCCTGCGCCGGCTGTCACTCCCAGCTGGACCCGCTGGGCTTTGCGCTGGAAAACTTCGACATCACCGGTCGCTGGCGGGACAAGTACGAAAACGGCCTGGCCGTCGACGCCAGCGGCGTGCTGATGCGCAAGCACCCGTTCACCGACGTGGTTGAATTCAAGGCGTCGCTCATGCAGGAGGAACGGCGTTTTGCGGAAGCGTTCACGGCCCACCTGTTGCGGTTCGCCCTGGCGCGGGAACTGCGCCCGGCCGACTCCCTCACGCTGGAAGCGATCATCGACCGGACCGAACCGAACGATTTCAAGTTCCAGTCGCTGTTACGCGAAGTGGCCCGCACCGCCGCCAGCCTGCCGCCCTTCAAAGACAACCCGGCGGACCCATAG